A section of the Oncorhynchus nerka isolate Pitt River linkage group LG3, Oner_Uvic_2.0, whole genome shotgun sequence genome encodes:
- the LOC115103804 gene encoding LOW QUALITY PROTEIN: tyrosine-protein phosphatase non-receptor type 23-like (The sequence of the model RefSeq protein was modified relative to this genomic sequence to represent the inferred CDS: inserted 1 base in 1 codon; deleted 1 base in 1 codon) has translation MEAVPRMPMIWLDLKEAGEFEFSPSVRQFILKNYGENPDSYNEQLKKLETLRQGAVNVTRDFEGCSILRKYFGQLHYLQSRVPLGPGQEAAVPISWTEIFSGKTVTHDDISYEQACILYNLGALHSMLGAMDNRVSEEGMKVSCTHFQCSAGAFSYLRDHFSHNFSVDMSHQILNLNINLMLGQAQECLLEKSMLDNRKSFLVARISAQVVDYYKEACRALENSDTASMLGKIQKDWKKLVQMKISYFASIAHLHMGKQAEEQQKYGERLAYLQSSLDKLSEAIKLAKGQPDSVQEALKFTMDVIGGKFNSAKKDNDFIYHETVPSLETLASVKGAPLVKALPVNPTDPSVTGPDLFAKLVPMAAHEASSLYSEEKAKLLRDIMAKIDSRNETLEQFMDSLGLEPDSVDNLDMYSHIPPVLMEKCAALSVRPDTVKSLIQSMQVLSGVFTDVEASLREIGDVLEEDEAGVRALQEAAGGGPAAELHPQAHAQTLAEIRRDLEKYMEAHEKASFTNTELHRAMNLHISNLRLLGGPLDALRDALPRPQLNQEEVAGLQCMKRILGKVQEMRDQRSTLEKQLRDLIQQDDITSSLVTTERTDMKRLFEEQLKKYEQVKVYIDQNLSAQENILKALTEANVQYASVRKGLAETEHKWNGTVQTLVASYEAYEDLMKKSQEGKEFYEDLETKSSRLLERAKTLCQAREEERKAVLDRETQKNPPSRPTAAKPSLGSKGGSDVDSACSSLEDAELAQINAAILSLGGDLPDELRSLPPDHPSLHSAIRPGPEAFLPGANLGGNASLPWPGAPGPPLYTPQFPPNHRPPQFPGPLPAQRFPRGPFTQLPPQQTPVSGYAPPQPQAPQTGGVGPARAPFRPSTTTVDSIQTPIPSYNSAPRVPPTVSAGYAVPPQMGVYPQYMTQPGVPMQAPSQVPHQHPQHQYQHPPGQLPPGYQSAPRAMPGPRPPPQAQQSYPQYIPPQHQPRPPMPQYQQPYPGQPQPQPQHGYQPQLPQGYQPQHPQQGYLPQQPPHMIPRGPHPQMPTTSQPMPPVSQPYMQPANQQMPPHPHQQMLPPQQQQMHPNTQQMHPHPQMHPGPHQQIPPNSQPMPPVSQAYLPATSQPMPPGLHQPMPPASQPQHVHLPQAYLPRGPLPPQGPQMPHPGQPPQHVYQPQLPQGYQPPXNASISPQQSQAPQPVAPMTPTMYPTPPGVNGSPGAPPQPTSMGQPRPPPQHMIPPTAGAPPVALPPNVILPSPSPSPSPGPSSLGLAPQRPSPAPTPGGPPSLPSSSSPSLFPRQNSITDDLLSSSPESQPGVPKAPANVLQPTKADPQDGERRKKNSQGVRLIQGDPYQAPERVARLCGELERFRSAVESLERPSVDEGGLSPLDARWKELQEGQERDARQLSIAIARCYTMKNRHQDVMPYDCNRVLLRSGKDDYINGSFVEELSPYCPRLIATQAPLSGTAADFWLMVWEQKVSLVVMLVSEQELDKGKVLCYFPTERGQQLAQGPITVTLTTQKTTPTHVERMIGLQYRDQSLKRTVIHLQFTSWPELGLPESKSNLICFIQEVHGYYLHQRPLYTPIVVHCSSGVGRTGALCLLYAAVQELEAGNSIPDLPLLVKKMRQQRKNMLQEKLHLKFCYEAVLKHAEQVLQRHGYLPTAPCSKTPSTAATKPYSRQESQQDIVLGGDMTISSIQATIAKLSIRPPSATDPAMDPVPDIGAPSGLEDQPFTPPTGLPLDRELEPAATPARDPSPSGTQPSSLSPPLSSQEEVRSPPPNGVDTTAPSSPPTANNQVTPDPAPSSGPALNSLELLASLTAEAFSMEGGGCKGKHRVTKQSFLQPAEGQGLHQGPREEEGDDPLSNLDPLWSLNKN, from the exons ATGGAGGCGGTCCCCCGTATGCCAATGATCTGGCTGGATCTGAAAGAGGCAGGGGAGTTTGAGTTCAGCCCGTCCGTGAGGCAG TTCATCCTGAAGAACTATGGGGAGAATCCAGACAGCTATAATGAACAGCTGAAGAAgctggagacactgagacag GGTGCGGTGAATGTGACACGGGACTTTGAGGGCTGCAGCATTTTGAGGAAGTACTTTGGGCAGCTGCACTACCTCCAGAGCCGTGTGCCTCTGGGGCCTGGTCAGGAAGCAGCAGTACCCATCTCATG GACAGAAATATTTTCTGGAAAAACAGTCACTCATGATGACATCAGCTATGAGCAAGCCTGCATCCTCTACAACCTGG GTGCTCTCCACTCCATGTTGGGAGCCATGGATAACAGGGTGTCTGAAGAG ggGATGAAGGTGTCATGTACACACTTCCAGTGCTCCGCGGGGGCCTTCTCCTACCTGAGGGACCACTTCAGCCACAACTTCAGCGTGGACATGAGTCACCAGATCCTTAACCTCAACATCAACCTCATGCTG GGTCAGGCTCAAGAGTGTCTCCTGGAGAAGTCCATGCTGGACAACAGGAAGAGTTTCCTTGTAGCCCGCATCAGTGCTCAG GTGGTGGACTACTATAAGGAGGCATGCAGGGCTCTGGAGAACTCTGACACAGCTTCCATGCTGGGTAAAATCCAGAAGGACTGGAAGAAACTGGTGCAAATGAAGATCTCCTACTTTGCTTCCATCGCCCAT CTGCATATGGGGAAGCAGGCTGAGGAACAACAGAAATATGGAGAGCGG CTGGCTTACCTGCAGAGCTCATTAGACAAACTCAGTGAAGCCATCAAGTTGGCCAAG GGTCAGCCGGACAGTGTGCAGGAGGCCTTGAAGTTCACCATGGACGTGATAGGGGGAAA GTTCAACTCTGCCAAGAAAGACAACGACTTCATTTACCATGAGACTGTCCCCTCGTTGGAGACTCTTGCTTCCGTCAAAG GTGCCCCCCTGGTGAAGGCCTTGCCCGTGAACCCAACTGATCCCAGTGTCACAGGACCAGACCTGTTTGCCAAGCTGGTGCCCATGGCTGCCCACGaggcctcctctctctacagtgaAGAGAAGGCCAAGTTGCTACGGGACATCATGGCCAAGATAGACAGCAGGAATGAGACTCTAGA GCAGTTTATGGACTCTCTGGGTCTGGAGCCAGACTCAGTAGATAACCTGGACATGTACAGTCACATCCCCCCTGTACTTATGGAGAAGTGTGCTGCGCTCAGTGTCAGACCAGACACCGTCAAGAGCCTCATTCAGTCCATGCAGG tcctgtctggtgtgttCACGGACGTGGAGGCGTCTCTGAGGGAGATCGGGGACGTGCTGGAAGAGGACGAGGCCGGGGTGCGGGCGCTGCAAGAGGCGGCAGGAGGAGGCCCCGCGGCGGAGCTGCACCCCCAGGCACATGCCCAGACCCTGGCTGAGATCCGCAGGGACCTGGAGAAGTACATGGAGGCCCATGAGAAGGCCAGCTTCACCAACACAGAGCTGCACAGAGCCATGAATCTGCACATCAGTAACCTGAGGCTGCTGGGGGGACCACTGGATGCCCTGAGAGACGCCCTGCCGAGGCCACAACTCAACCAGG aGGAGGTGGCGGGGCTGCAGTGCATGAAGAGGATCCTGGGTAAGGTGCAGGAGATGAGGGACCAGAGGAGCACCCTAGAGAAACAGCTGCGTGACCTCATTCAGCAGGACGACATCACTTCCTCCCTGGTCACTACCGAGCGCACTGACATGAAG aggTTGTTTGAGGAGCAGTTGAAGAAGTATGAGCAGGTGAAGGTGTACATCGACCAGAACCTGTCTGCCCAGGAGAACATCCTCAAGGCTCTGACGGAAGCCAACGTGCAATACGCCTCGGTCCGCAAGGGTCTCGCCGAGACGGAACACAA GTGGAACGGCACGGTGCAGACCCTGGTGGCGTCCTACGAGGCTTACGAGGACCTGATGAAGAAGTCCCAGGAGGGGAAGGAGTTCTACGAGGACCTGGAGACCAAGTCCTCCCGCCTGCTGGAGAGAGCTAAGACTCTGTGTCAggccagggaggaggagaggaaggccgTGCTGGACAGGGAGACCCAGAAGAATCCCCCTTCTCGGCCCACTGCAGCCAAACCGTCCCTGGGGTCCAAGGGGGGCTCTGACGTGGACTCTGCCTGTTCTAGTTTGGAGGATGCCGAGCTAGCCCAGATCAACGCTGCTATACTGAGCCTGGGAGGAGACCTGCCTGACGAGCTCCGTAGTCTACCCCCCGACCACCCCTCCCTGCACTCTGCCATTCGCCCGGGACCTGAGGCTTTCCTTCCTGGTGCCAACCTGGGTGGCAATGCTTCATTACCCTGGCCAGGGGCGCCTGGGCCACCGCTCTATACCCCTCAGTTCCCACCAAACCATCGCCCGCCCCAGTTCCCCGGCCCACTCCCCGCCCAGCGTTTCCCTCGCGGACCCTTCACTCAGCTACCCCCCCAGCAGACCCCTGTTTCTGGCTATGCCCCTCCCCAGCCGCAAGCCCCCCAAACTGGGGGAGTCGGGCCTGCCCGTGCCCCTTTCCGTCCCTCCACTactacagtagatagtatccagaccccCATCCCCAGTTATAACTCAGCCCCACGTGTACCACCTACTGTCTCTGCAGGCTACGCTGTTCCCCCACAGATGGGTGTGTACCCACAGTACATGACCCAGCCTGGGGTGCCCATGCAAGCGCCCAGCCAGGtgccacaccaacatccacagcATCAGTACCAACACCCTCCTGGGCAGCTGCCCCCTGGCTACCAGTCTGCCCCCAGGGCCATGCCCGGACCCCGACCCCCTCCCCAGGCACAGCAGAGTTACCCACAGTACATTCCCCCCCAGCACCAGCCCCGGCCACCCATG CCCCAGTATCAGCAGCCATATCCTGGTCAGCCCCAGCCACAACCCCAGCATGGCTACCAGCCCCAGTTACCACAGGGCTATCAGCCTCAACACCCGCAGCAGGGCTACCTGCCCCAACAGCCCCCACACATGATCCCAAGGGGCCCTCACCCACAGATGCCCACCACTTCCCAGCCCATGCCCCCTGTCTCCCAACCATACATGCAACCTGCCAACCAACAGATGCCCCCGCACCCTCATCAGCAGATGCTACCtccccaacaacaacaaatgCATCCCAACACCCAGCAAATGCACCCGCATCCACAAATGCACCCTGGCCCTCATCAGCAGATACCCCCTAACAGCCAGCCAATGCCCCCAGTTTCCCAGGCTTACCTGCCCGCCACCAGCCAGCCCATGCCCCCTGGCCTGCACCAGCCCATGCCCCCTGCTTCCCAGCCCCAACATGTCCACCTCCCTCAGGCTTACCTGCCCAGGGGCCCCCTCCCACCTCAGGGGCCCCAGATGCCCCACCCTGGTCAACCCCCCCAACATGTCTACCAGCCCCAGTTACCACAGGGCTACCAGCCTC ATAATGCCTCAATCAGCCCCCAACAGTCCCAGGCTCCCCAGCCTGTAGCCCCCATGACCCCCACCATGTACCCTACTCCTCCAGGTGTGAACGGCTCTCCTGGAGCCCCACCACAGCCCACCTCTATGGGCCAACCTCGGCCCCCTCCCCAGCACATGATTCCACCAACTGCTGGAGCTCCTCCAGTGGCCCTCCCACCTAACGTCATCCTTCCATcgccctccccttctccctccccggGCCCCTCTTCCCTAGGCCTGGCTCCTCAGAGGCCCTCCCCGGCCCCCACCCCTGGCggtccaccctctctcccttcctcctcatccccctccctcttcccgcGCCAGAACTCCATCACAGACGACCTGCTCTCCTCCAGCCCAGAGAGCCAGCCCGGGGTCCCCAAGGCCCCCGCCAACGTCCTCCAACCCACCAAGGCTGACCCTCAGGACGGGGAGCGCCGCAAGAAGAACTCCCAGGGTGTCCGGCTGATCCAGGGTGACCCGTACCAAGCCCCCGAACGCGTAGCCCGCCTCTGCGGCGAACTCGAACGCTTCCGGTCGGCCGTGGAGTCTCTTGAGCGCCCGTCGGTGGACGAAGGTGGCCTGTCGCCGCTGGATGCCCGCTGGAAGGAGCTCCAGGAGGGGCAGGAGAGGGACGCCAGGCAGCTGTCCATCGCCATCGCCCGCTGCTACACCATGAAGAACCGTCACCAGGACGTGATGCCCTACGACTGTAACCGCGTGCTGCTGCGCTCTGGCAAGGACGACTACATCAACGGCAGCTTTGTGGAGGAGCTGTCGCCCTACTGCCCGCGCCTCATCGCCACGCAGGCGCCGCTGTCGGGCACGGCCGCCGACTTCTGGCTCATGGTGTGGGAGCAGAAGGTTTCACTGGTGGTCATGCTGGTCTCCGAGCAGGAGTTAGATAAG GGAAAGGTTTTGTGCTATTTCCCGACAGAACGCGGCCAGCAGCTTGCTCAGGGACCAATCACAGTCACCCTGACTACGCAGAAGACCACACCCACCCACGTGGAGCGAATGATTGGCCTGCAATACCGTGACCAGAGCCTGAAACGCACCGTCATACACCTACAGTTTACCTCCTGGCCTGAGCT GGGTCTTCCTGAGAGCAAGAGCAATCTAATCTGCTTCATCCAGGAGGTTCATGGATACTACCTGCACCAGAGGCCCTTATACACACCTATTGTTGTGcactgcag CTCTGGCGTGGGGCGTACCGGCGCCCTCTGTCTGCTGTATGCAGCGGTACAGGAGCTGGAGGCAGGGAACAGCATCCCTGACCTACCTCTACTGGTCAAGAAGATGAGGCAGCAGAGGAAGAACATGCTGCAGGAGAAG CTGCACCTGAAGTTCTGTTACGAGGCGGTGCTGAAACACGCTGAGCAGGTCCTCCAGAGACACGGCTACCTCCCTACCGCCCCCTGCAGCAAGACACCCAGCACTGCTGCCACCAAG CCTTACTCTCGCCAGGAGTCCCAACAGGACATCGTTCTGGGAGGTGACATGACCATCAGCTCCATTCAGGCCACCATCGCCAAACTCAGCATCCGGCCCCCCAGTGCCACTGACCCAGCCATGGACCCTGTCCCTGACATTGGTGCCCCCTCTGGCCTAGAGGACCAACCCTTCACCCCCCCCACCGGCCTGCCCTTGGATAGAGAGCTAGAGCCAGCCGCCACCCCCGCCCGGGACCCCTCTCCCAGCGGAACCCAACCCTCCTCCCTCAGTCCCCCACTCTCCTCCCAAGAGGAGGTTCGGTCCCCACCACCCAATGGTGTGGATACCACCGCCCCTTCCTCGCCCCCCACAGCCAATAACCAGGTGACCCCTGATCCAGCCCCTTCCTCTGGCCCGGCCCTGAACTCTCTGGAGCTGCTGGCCTCTCTGACGGCCGAGGCCTTCTCCATGGAGGGTGGTGGGTGCAAGGGGAAGCACCGTGTCACTAAGCAGAGCTTCCTGCAGCCTGCCGAGGGCCAGGGCCTCCACCAGGGGCCCCGCGAGGAGGAGGGAGACGACCCCCTGAGCAACCTCGACCCCCTCTGGAGCCTCAACAAGAACTGA